The genomic DNA GCCGGCGGTGCGTAGCTGGCCGTGGCCGTCTTGCACCGGAAGCGCCACAGCTCCTTGCCATCATCATCCAGCGCGTACACCTGCTCGTCGTCGCACCCGGCGACGATCTCCAGGCGCGGGTCGTTGTCCAGGTTGCCCACGTCGAGCGCCCGGCAAGCCTGTGGCAGCCGGAACTGCCACAGCAGCTTGCCGTCGGCCGTGCTGCAGCTCACCCCCGCGGGTCCATACCCCACCCACTCGTCCTTGCCATCACCATTGACGTCGGCCACCCGCAGCCCGTGCAGCGCCTGAGCCAGCTTTGCCGTGCATGCCGTCACGCCGAACGCCGCAGCCGGGGCCGGGGCCGCGCTCTGGGGCTGAGCCAGCGCTCGCAGGTCGGCACACACCGCCGCCAGGGCCGGCTGGGCCTGCAGTTCCCGCAGCGCCGCCTGCAGTTCATCACGCAGCGGCGGCGCCTGGTCGAGCGCCGCCTCACTCTCCCCGGCCCGCAGCAGGCCGATGAAGCCGAGCGTCTCACCGGCCTTCAGATCGGCCGCCAGGTCCTCCTGCAACACCGTGGCCTGCGGCGTCGCGTGGCGGTACCACATCTGCCACTCTTCCGCGTTCTGGTACGGCTCCTGCACGACATCCATGCTGGCGCCGGGAGTGAAGACGATGTCACAGGCCTTCCCCGCCTGCTTGAGGCGCAGGCGGTCCGGCTGCAGGGCGTAGTCGCCCAGCCCACGGAAGCTCCGCCGCACCACATACCGCCCCGGCTCGCGGGCAATGACCCGATCGGCCACGATGAAGCTGGCCCCCCGATGCCAGATGATCGTGCGCTCCCAGTCCGCCCCGGAGTAACCGCTGAACACGGTCTGGCACAGGCTGTAGCGCGGCCCCTCAACGAACTGCTTCAGCTTCGCCTCGTGGACGCGATACGATACCTGCCCGTCGCGCATGATGTACAGGCCCGAATGGTCCTTGATGCCGCGCTCGGCGTACGTGTGATCCACCAGCCACATGCGGCCCTGGGCGGTGAAGTTGACGATCGTGTTGACGTCCTCGTGCATGTGGCCGGCCGGGCCGTCGGGGTATCCCTCCAGACTCCCGAACTTCCCTGCTCCGTCGAGCAGCAGGTACTGGTCCTCGGGCTTGAGGCCCGAGCGGAAGACGATCTTGTTGAACCACTCGTCACCGACGCCCTCGTTCGGGCACGTCACGAACTCCTTGCTGCCTTCGCCCTTGCGCAGCGTTTGCTTGACGATCGCGAACCGCTTCATGCCGATCCAGTCGGTCGGCTCCTGCGGCGTGACGCTCAAGTCCACCGGCAGGCTCTTCTGGAAGATGCGCAGCCCGCAGGCCGCCGGCAGGAACTCCCGGGAGGCCCAGGCGAGCTTCGGGTCGCGGGTGAACCACGCCACGGGCGCAATCGCCTCGAAGAACTCGGGATGCACAAGCGAGGGCGAGTCCCCGAAGCCGGTGGCCAGCCCGAGGTTGTTGACACAGCACTGGGCGATGAACTCGGCGTACGTGCGCGCGATGCCCAGATCGAAGAAACGCAAGTCGCGCGCCCCGCAGGCATACAGCATGGTGCTGTGCGGGCAGTAATTCAGGTAACCCGAGGCGTCTTCGAGGATCTGGTGGCTGTGGCACTGCCCGGCGAAGGTCGCCCGTGCCACGCTCATCCAATACGCGGTGTCGGGCAACTGGTAGTACTTGTCGAAGTACTGCCACGCCCGAAAGCTCATGGCGGCGGAGCTGGTGCCGTGGTTCTCATCCACGACCTGCACGAAGCCCTGCTTCACCAGTTCGTGCACAGCCCGCTTCTCGGGCCCCACCCGCGCATCGGCCAGCAGCGCGTTGGCAATCGCCAGCCGGTCCTCGTCGCTCCACACCGGCAGCTCCTCCAGCACATCCCACATCGGCGTCAGCACGCTGGCGACGCCCTCCTGCTCCGGCCCCGTCGCGGGCCGGGTCAGCAGCGCCCGGTTGGCGTCCACGAGCTGCTTCATCAGCGGCGGCAGGTCGGCGTTGCCGGTGCGCAGCCACGTGTCGCCGAGGCGAGCGAGTGCGGCCATCAGGCTCAGGAAGTTGCCCCCCTGGCTGGCGATGAGGCGCCCCTGCTCGTCCATGAAGCCTCCCGCCTGCAGGAACGTGCGGAAGTACGTGAGGTCGCTGTATTGCGGTTGGCGCTTGGAGCCGGCGGCGTCCGGCGGCGGGGGAAAAAAGCGGAGTGTGACAGGGGTGAACTTCACCTCATTGACGGGCTGCGGGAGCACGACCTCGCCACGGGGCGGCACGTGCCTGGACAGGAAGCCCTGCACTGCCAGTCGCACACCTGCCTCGTCCGATCCCGCCAGCTCCAGCACGTTCACGCCGGTGGCGAAGGGGTCGTGCACCGTGCGGACGACGCTGCCGCCGGGGCCGGGGAACAGGGAGTCTTCAGCGACGTAGCCCTGTCCCCACAGCACCGCCAGCAGACGATTGGTGTTGACATTGCCCAGCGCCACGAGGTGGCGCTTCCCGGCCCGCGCCAGGTCAAGCGCCCAGTGCTCGGAGACCAGATCGGTGTCGCGGATGGTCTCGGGCTTCGCGCCATGCGTCGCCAGCGCCGCGGCCAGCTCCTCCCCCACTGGGCGCAGGCCCTCGGGGCACACGATGGCGCACCGGGCCTGCCCGCCGACGATCAGTTCGGTCCGCGGGACCAGGGGCTTGAGCTGCGTGATGGGCTGGGCCTGCGCGGGCAGGCAGGCCAACAACGTCACCAACGCCAGGAAGCTCCGCATGGCACGCCTCCGCCCCCCTCGATTCCCGATTCCCGATTCCCTACTTCGGCTTCTTCATCTCCGGCGTCCAGAGCTGGTCTCGCGTCACGCCCACGCTCTCGAGGACATCCATCATGTGGTGGATGCCGTCGAGGCTGTTGATGTCGTGGGCGTCCGTCGAGACGCTGATCTTCACCCCGCGCTGGGCGATGCTCGCGATGTAGTGCCGGTAGGACTCGCGGAAGGCCTCGCCATACTGGGCCGCGGTGAAGAAGGCCGAGTGGTTCGCCTCGATGGCGGTGCCATGGGCTAGCGCTGCGTCGGCGATCTCCCGGGCGTGCCAGTCAGGGATCTGTCCCATGTCCGTCAGCCACTCCATCGGCCCGCCCGGCTTGAACTCCCCGGCCCCGAACCACCACGGATGCACCAGCACGTCCACCAGCGGGTTGGCGATGACTTGCAGCATCAGTTGGTGCTGCAGATCGATGATTGCGGACTTGTCCGGCTCGCTGAAGTATGACGTGTGCGGCCCGCCGATCACGGTCTCAAAGCCGCCCTGGGCCAACTGCTCGCGGTCAATGGACACCGCCCCCGTGTCCTTGTTGATGACATTGACCTCGACCCCGAAGTAGATCTTCATCCGGCTGTTGATCTGGGCGAGGTCCTGCTTGATCAAGTCGTGCTTGGGCAGGAACTCGGGGGCGTTGAGGTGGTCGGTGATGGCGATGGCCTCGAGGCCAAGACCCTCGCAGCGCTCCACGAGCGCGGGGACGGTCATGGTCTCATTGGCACAGCGCAGATACGTGGTGTGAATGTGGAAGTCGAACGGTGCGGGCATTGTGTCTCCTTGCGTGTCAGGGCGGGGTGTCGGCACAGCCGACGGGGCCCCGCCGTCTGGGATAGGTACAGGGCGCGACAAAGGGCGGGGGCGCCGTCGCCTGCACCGACGCCCCGCCCTGGCATGGGCCTACATCCGTCCGGGGATCATGTTCCCGGGGTTCAGAATCCAGTTCGGGTCCAACACTTGCTTCACCGCGGCGATCTGGCGCAGGCCGTCCTCGCCGTACATGATCTGCAGGTACGGCACGTTCCGGCCGTTCACCTCGGCCGTCTTCTTGCCGAGGCCGTGCTCGGCGGAGATGGTCCCGCCCAGCGCCGCGGCCTGCTGCGCCAGCCCGGCATACAGCCGCTGGGCCACGGTCAGCTCTTCGGTGTTGCGCGCCAGGAAGTTGAAGTGCAGGTGGTAGTTGCCCAGGTGCCCCCAGGTGGCGGTGTGCTCGCCCTCATGGGGGAACTGCGCGCGGAAGGAGTCGGCGGCCTCGATGCTGAGTGCCAGCAGCTTCGGGAACTGCTCGGCGGGCACGGCAAAGTCGGTGCCGAGCTTGTAGCTCCCCTGCCGCCGCAGGTAGGCGTTCACGCCGTCGGGCAGCGAATGCCGGAAGTCCTTCTGCTCCTGGCGCTCGGCGGCATCCTCGGCGAACCAGTCCTGCGCGACGTGGTTCTCCTCGAGCGCCACCAGCAGCGCCTCGGCGTCGTCCATGCTCCCGGCGATCTCGGTGTAGATCGCGGCGGCATAGTTGCCGCGCACGGTCGGGTGCTGCATGAAGTTCAGGGCGTGCCCGTCAAAGTACTCGATGGACAGCACTGGCAGCCCCTCCGCCTTGGCCTGCCGCAGGTCCGCCACGAAGCCGAAGGCGTCCTCCAGGCTGCTGAAGAAGGCGATCTCGGCGATGATCTCCCTGTCCAGGCGCGCCAGCTTCAGCCGCGCCTGCGTAACGACCCCCAGAATGCCTTCGGCTCCCACGAACAGGTCCACCAGGTCCATGTCCGGGGCGGCGTAGAGCCCGGCGGCGTTCTTCACGGCCGGCATGGGATAGGTCGGTATGGGGATGTCCAGGTCGCGGCCGCCCACGGCGAAGCGCAGGCGGCCGTCGCGCGCCGTGACGTCGCCGCGCTCCACGGTCAGCGGCTCACCTGTCGGCAGCACCAACTCCAGGGCCTCAACCCACTGCCGCGTCGCGCCATAGTGGAAGGTCCGCGCCCCCGAGGCATTGGTGGCGATGCTGCCCCCCAGCGTCGCGGTGCGCTCGGTGGGATCGGGCGGGTAGATCACTCCGGCCGGCAGCATCCCCCCCAACAACTCCAGCGTGAGCCCCGTCGGCGCCACCGCCTCCAACCGTTCCTCATCAAGCAGGATGCTGTACGTCCGCCCGAACTGCTCGTGCTCGACACGTGGGGGGTCTGTCCCCGCAGAGGGCTGACCCCGCAGGGCCTCCCCCTCGGGGTCAGCCCCCTGCGCGAGCGGCGCCGCCGCTCTCTCCGGGGACAGACCCCTGGCTTCTCGCATCTCCGCGGTGCTCAGCACCCAGCCCCCGCCGGTCGCTACCCGCCCGCCCGTCAGGCCGGTGCCCCCGCCCGAGGTGGTGACAGATACGCCCCGCGCGTTGGCATCGCGCAGCAACTGTGCGACGTCGTCCACGTTCTCGGGGAAATACACCGCCTCGACACCGGCGGCGTGGAAGGCCCCGCCCTCGTCGGTCTCAAACTCCGCTATGGCGTCTGCGTCTTGTTTGACCAGCATTAGCCTGACAACACCATTCCCATCCCGAACAGTATGCCGAACGCCGCGACGGCCAGCACCAAAACCGTGCCCCAGAACTTCATGGCCCAGTTGTGGCAGGTGTGCGTCGTGCCATCGGGCAGTTGGACCTTCCACAGTTCCAGATAGGGGATCGGGTAGCGCCGGTACCAGCCGCGCATCACCACATCCTGCCCGATGAAGCTCTCCGCGCGGAAGAGGCCGAACAGGAACTCCAGGAGGCGTAGCGGCTGCCGGTAGTCGGTGGTCATGAAGCCGCTGCCATCGTGGATGACGAGGTCCTCACTCCAGTAGAGCCCCGGGATGCCGCGCCCGATGACCTTGCCCCGCAGCGTCACCGGCTTGCAGCGAATGTGCGACACTTTGACCTCGCCCACCACGTCGGCGATTCGGGCCGACGGGAACTCCTGCTTGGGGTAGGCGAACCCAAGGCGGACCAGGTTGCACAGGGCCCAGCCGGCCACAGCCACCGCTCCGACCAGATACCAGCTCTCCTCCTTGACCCCTGTCATGGTCAGGGCCCCGATGCCCGCCACGAGGAACCCCAGCAGGGGCAGGTAGTTGAACAGCAGGTCGGTGGCGAAGTCGTCCCAGTAGCTCTCCGGCTTGGTGTCGGGCAGGTCGTACATGGGCCGCTGCCCGATCGCCGTCGCCAGCCGGTCCAGGTGCCCCAGGCGCTTGGCCGGCAGCGGGTGTGAGGACGATAGCTCGGCCACCGTGGCCCAGGGGTTCCACAGGTCCCAGCGCATCGCGTTCAGCGCCGTCCGGTGGTCGTACGACCGGGTGCTCTCCTGGTATCCACCGGCCACCGCCAGGGCCATGGAGCTGCCGTACTTGGGGTCGAAGATGCCCATCATCTTCGCGCCCCCGGCCGCCACCACGGACACCTCCGCCTGCTTCTTCTTGTCGGCCACCGCCGGGGCCGTGCGCGCCAGGCCGTAGGCGATCTTCACCAGCGCCGAGGCCAGCGCATTCGGGTTGCGGGTGACGACGGCCGAGTACTGATCGGCGTAGTACTCGCGCACGCGCGACAGGAACAGCACGATGTACTCGCTGATCAGATACGCGATGTACGAGGCAATCGCCACGGCCACGATGGCCCCGGCGTTCTTGCCCCGGCCGCGCCCGGCCCGGATGCCGAACCGATAGATGATGTACAGCACCAGCGGCACCGTCGCCGCCACCGTCATCACCACGAAGTCCCAGTGGGCAATGTGCCCCAGCTCGTGCGCCATGACCGCCTCGGTCTCGGCCTCGTCGCACATCTCCACCAGCCCGCGCGTCAGCACCAGCCGCGCATCGCTCGGCCAGTGGCCGAAGCAGAAGGCATTGGGGTTGCCGTCCTCGATGATCCCGAACCGCGGGACGGGCAGCCGCCGCTGCAAGCACATCTCGCGCAGTCTGCTGCCCAGCTGCGGACTCACCGTCTCCGGCGCGACCCAGTTGATCTTCAGGATCCACTGCAGGATTGTCGGCGAGATGGCGAACTGCAGCGCCGACATGCCGATGGCGATGCCCAGCGCCAGCGGCAGGGCCGTGGCGGTGGGCAGATCGGCGGCGTACAGCGCCGCCACCAGTACGGCAAACAACAGCCCGAACAGCACGCCCAGAACGGCAAACGAGCGAAACGCGAGGTTGAGCACCTCGGCCCTCCTTCTCAGGGCACGATCCGCACGTAGTCCAGCGCCACCGCTGCTCCCGCCACATCGGTCGGGTCCAGCCGCAGCCCCCTCAGATAGCCCTCCCACCCCGGCGCCTGGCTCAGGTCGAGCCGGTACTCGTGGACGGCCCCATCTGCGACTATGTCGAATGACAGACTGTGTTCTACAGTGAGCTTGCGCAGGCTGGTGCGCCACCAGAGCCGCCCCTGCTTGCCTGCTGATGCCGCCAGCCCGATCAGCGCCGTCTTGTACGGCCGCGTGTCCAGCATCGTGTCGCCGCCAAACATCGCGGGCTGGTCGCTGTCGGTACGGCCGGTAAGCTGCCCGTCGAGGATGCGCAGCACGCTCATGCCCATCGCCGACGTCCAGGTCTCCTTGGTGTCAAACTCCCAGGTCCGGGGCGGCGCCGGATAGGAGCGGTCATACGGCCCCATTCCCACCTCCCCCGGCAGCACCAACCGCGTGTCGTGGAGGGGCCGGCTACCAGCCGGCCCGCCGTCACCGGCGCTGGCCGCCACCCCCGTCGCCGCCGCCAGCGCATCGAGCCACCGCGTCCCCTCCGGCCGGCAGGGCTCGAGCCCCGGTGTGCCGTTCCAGTCCCCCGCGATCACCACCGGCAGGGCCAGGCTGTCGGGGCGTCGGCCTCGCAGCAGCGCGATCCGCAGCAGCATCTGCAGACGCTCGGGCGTCAGGTCGGCCTGCCACGCCGGCTGCAGGCACAGCACGTGGGGCACTTGCCGCTGCGTGGCGTCCTCCCAGGCTTCCAGCACGGGCTGGCACGCCGCCACGAGGTCCTCGGTATGCAGGTCGGCCGCTGCCACATAGCCTGCCGTCTGCAGCAGTTCTGCAGACGCCATGTTCAGCGGCATGCACGCCACCAGCGCCACCGCACCCTCGGCCGCCACGGCCCGCAGGTCGCTCAGGCCCCACCCCTCGCGGCCCCGCTGCAGGGCCTGTCCCACGAGCAGCACAGGCTTGCCCTGGTGGCGCAGGTAGTTCGGCTGGGCCATGATCGGCGCCAACTCGGCCAGCAACTCTCGCGCGGCGTCGGCGGTCGGCACCGGGTCGGTCCAGCGCAGGCACAGCCCGGCTTGCCGCGCCAGCCGCGACCCCAGGAAGGCGTCCAGCACCCTCCCCTCGTCCTTGCGCACGTCCACGATGAAGCCGCTCAGGCCGTGCTCCAGCCCCCACTTCACCTGCCAGTCCACGACCTCGGGGTCGAGGGCATAGTCGCCCAGGTACGGTCGCCGGTACAGCATCCGGTCCAGGATCGCCGGGCCCATGCCTGGCGGCGGTGGCTCGTGCAGGTGCGCGTACAGCGGCTGCGCACCCTTCGCCGTCGGCGCCGGCACACGCTCGGCCACCGGGATGCCGGACGCCGGAGCCGGCTCCAGTCGCAGGTCCTCCTGCAGCGTCCGGTCGCCGTAGTCGGCCCGCAGGTGCACCGTGCCCGGGCCGGACGCCTTCGCCAGCCACGTCACGGGCTCGGGCACACCGTGCGGCAGGCGCTCGACCACCGAGACGCCGTCCGGAATGGAGATACTGTCATCGGCGGTCACGCTGACGCGGATTGGTCGCGCCTCCACGCCACCCTCGTTCTGTAGCACCCACACGAACCGGAAGGCCCGCCCCGCCTCGATGGCGGGCTCCACCGGCCCCGCGAACGCCGTGCGCAGGTCCGCCGGCCCTTGCGGCGCATTGCTCAGCCGCAGGTCGTGGACCAATACCTCCGGCGTAGTGGCGCGATTCATCGCGCCTTCAGCCCCCACTGCCAGCGCCAACCCGGCCAGGTCCCCGTTCCACGACTCCTCATCGCTGCAATGCATGTTGTAGGTGTGCCGCCCCGGCCGCAGGGCCAGCGTCGGGCCGTGCAGACCGCGCTGCACGGTCGTGGCCCACTGCAGTTGCATGGACACAGGGTCGCGCACGGTCAACTCGAGGCTCAGCCACTCGTAGCGGTACGTCGGTACCGCCAGGGGCGGCGAAGCCAGCACGACGTCGCGATCCATCAGCCGCATCTGCGTGCCATCCACCCCGGGGCGCAGCACCGCTACCCCCAGCACCGGTAGCCACTGCCCGGCCTGGGCGGGGTTGTCGAACTGCCACTGGGCCTGGCCCGTTGGCTCCGCGTCCGGCCCCACCAGGCGCACGGTGCGCAGCCGCAGTTGCAGCCCGGGCGGCCCCATGAGGCGCAGCCCCGTCACAGTCCGCAGGTTCTGCCAGTGCGGCAGCAGGCGCAGATCATGGTTCTGCCCGTCAGCGGGGACCTGCACCGGGAGGGCCCCCTGCCAGCCCGTCGCTGCCCCCGTGCGGCTCTCGCCCTGCCACACCAGGTGGATCGGCCCGGCGCTGCGGACGCTCAGCGAGAGCTCGATGGTCTGGAAGGCCTGCGTGGGGACTTCCAGGGCCGGCGAGCGCAGCGACACGCCCTCATCCGAGCCCGGCCACAGCGTGCCCTCAGCGCTCGTCTGCGGCATGGAGGTGGCTTCATCGCGCCAGCCGGCCAGCCCCTTGGCGAAGTCCCATGACGCCAGCGTCTTCGCAGGCGCCAGGCTGCAGATGCAAGCGATCAGGGCCACGATCAGCAATGGGATCCGCATGGGCATGAAGATCTGGTTCCGCATCAGAATCACATCAGTGCCGGCGTCCCGCCGGCCCAGGCCCCTCTCCACTCCCGTTCCCTATCGGCCGCCCCAATCCCTCCGCCCGCGGGAAGAACCCCTCCGCCCATGGCCGGCGAGACGCCGGCACTGGGCGGAGGTATGCCTCCCGCCTCCCGCCTCCCGCCTCCCCAATCCCCAATCCCCAATCCCCGATCCCGCCTCCCCGACAAACGTTTGACTCCAACTGCATAACCTGCTTATGATTAGGCACCCAACCGACGCACCATGAGGCGAGGACACGGGATGATCTATCTCGACCATTCAGCAACCACCAAGGTTGATCCCGAAGTGCTGGAGCAGATGCTCCCCTTCTTGCAGGACCAGTTCGGCAACCCCAGCAGCGTCTACCGCCTGGCGGGTCAATCGCGTGCAGCCATGGACCGGGCGCGCGAGCAGGTTGCCGCGCTCATCAACGCCGACCCGCGCGAGATCATCTTCACCGGCGGCGGCTCCGAAGCAGACAACCTGGCCATCAAGGGCTATGCCTGGGCCCACCAGGACAAGGGCAAGCATCTGATCACCTGCGCCATCGAGCACCACGCCGTCTTGCACGCCTGCGAGCGCCTGCAGAAGATGGGCTTCGAGGTCACCACGCTGTGCGTGGACCAGCACGGCATGGTGGACCCCCAGCAGGTGGCCGAGGCCATTCGCGACGACACGCTCCTGGTGACGATCATGCACGCCAACAACGAGGTCGGCACGGTCGAGCCGGTCGAGGAGATCGCGGCGCTGTGCCACGAGCGCGGTGTGGCCTTCCACACCGACGGCGTGCAGTCGTTGGGCCGCATCCCCATTGACGTCAAACAGATGGGCGCGGACATGATGGCCTTCTCGGCCCACAAGATCTACGGCCCCAAGGGCGTGGGGGTGCTGTACCTGAAGAAGAGCACGCGGGTCTGGCCGGTCATTGACGGCGGCGCCCAGGAGCGCGGTATCCGTTCGGGCACCGAGAACGTCGCCGGCATCGTCGGCATGGGCCAGGCTTGCGAGCTGCTCAGCCGCCGCATGGACGAGGACAATGCCCGCATCTTCGCGCTGCGCGAGCGCCTCAAGCAGGGCATCACGGACCGCATCGAGTACCTGCTGTACACCGGCCACCCCGAGCAGCGCCTGCCCAACATCGCCAGCTTCTGCTTCCGCTACATCGAGGGTGAGGGCATCCTGCTGAGCCTGGACGCCTACGACATCTGCGCCTCCTCGGGCTCGGCCTGCACCTCGGGTAGCCTCGACCCCAGCCACTGCCTGATGGCCATGGGCTTCCCCCATGCCATCGCCCATGGCAGCTTGCGCCTCAGCCTCGGCCGCGAGAACACCGAGACCGAAATAGACCGCGTCGTCGAGGTCCTGCCGGGCATCATCCAGCGTCTGCGCGAGATGTCGCCCCTGTACGGTGACGCCCGCCGCAACGGGGAGGTCTAGCCCCCGTGGCCCGGCTGCTGCCCCTGGGCGCTATGCTCCTGCTGCCCCTGCTCGCCGGCTGCGGCTCGGGTTCGGGTACGGTGACGGACGGGACGACGTACTTCGTGGTGTCCCGGCCGGCATCTGCCGACAGTGACTCCTATCTCCTGCCGCTGACGGACCCGGACGACATCGCCCACGCCCGCGCTCTGATCGCCGATCGCGCGGCCGCAGGGGCGCAGATCGTCGTCGCCCGCATCGAGCGCGGCAGCAGCGACGGCCTGACGGACAACCGCGACCTGCTCAACGAGGGCCGCCGCTGGTCGTGGCACGTCAGTGAGTTCCTGGGCTTCGCCGAGGCCACCATCGAGATCCTGGACGGCAACCCCAGCTACGTCGAGGCCAACCTGGACGAGTGGATGCGTATCACCGGGGGCGAGATCGGCTTCTGGAGCTACACCGTCACGCGCGAAGTCAGTCCCTCGGAGCTATGACCCGGCCGATGAGCACTCCTGACCAGCCCTCCGTCACCGCGGCCGACATCGTCGCCGGCCTCCGCGACCTCGGCCTGGCCCTCGGCGACCTCGTACAGGTCCACTCATCTCTCAGCGCCTTCGGGTACGTCGAGGGTGGCGTGGATACGGTCGTGGATGCCTTACTGGAAGCCGTCGGCCCCGAGGGTACGGTGATGGTGCCGACCTTCAACCACGGCGCCGTCGACATCTTCGACCTGGACACCAGCCCCTCCACCAACGGGGCGATCACCGAGGCACTCCGTCGCCGCCCGGAGGCCCACCGCAGCCTACACCCGACCCATCCGACCGCCGCCATCGGCCCGCTCGCCCAGTTGCTGACGCGCGACCACCTCGCCGCCGGCACCTTCGGCCTGATCTCACCCCTGGGTAAGCTCGCAGCGATGGGCGGCAAGGTCCTGCTGCTGGGCGTGGGGATGAACGTGAACACGATGGCACACCTGGGGGAGACGCTGTACGGTGTGCCGTGCTTCATTGAGGGTTGGCCGCGCCGCCTGGTGGACATGCAGGGCCGCATCGTCCCGGCGGTGGGCCTCTACTGGCGCAACGGCCCGTGCCGCGTCGAATGGGACGCGCTCGAACAGGCTCTCCGCACCCGCAGCCTCATCCGCGACGGGCGCATCGGTAACGCTGAGACCCACCTGATGCCGGGCGCCGAAGTCCTCGGCGCCACGGTCCGCCTCTGCCAGCAACTCTGCCCGACCTGCGAGACCCGCCCCCGCATCGTCGAGTAGCGGGCACCGCGACCAGGCCGTCGCCGTTGGGCCGTCGCCGTTGGAGGGGCCGGCTATCAGCCGGCCCGCCGTTACTGGGACCGCGGGCATCCTGCCCGCGAGCCGTAGCCGTAGCCGTAGCCGTTGCCGTTCCGCCTCCCCCTACAGCGCCTTCTCCGGCAGCTTCTCCGCCTGCACCGCCGCCTCCAGCGCCGCCATCGTCTTCTGCATCTCCTCCCGCCCCTTCTGCGCCCGGAAGACGATCCCACCGTCGGCCGGCCAGCCGCCCGGCACGCACCGTCCGCCCCCGGCCTCCAGGATCGAGCGGTCGAACATCTTCTCGATCTGCGTGTAGTCCCCGGCCAAGCGCCTCAGCCCGTCCAGCACCGGCTGCAGCTTCGCCGGCCGCTCCGCCGGCGGCAATGCCCCAAGCTGCGGCCACAGTTCCACAAGCTGCTTCGTGAGCAGGACCCGCCGCGCCAGCGTGTCGTGGATGTGCACATCATGGGCCATGAAGTCCAGCGTCACCGTGTTGCGCGTGGCGAGCTTCCGCAACTCCGCGATGGCCGCATCGGCCCGTGCGCAGAACCCCTGCAGCCGCTGCGCCTCCGCCGCCAGGTCCGGCTTCGCGGCCAGCGCCTCCGCCGTCTTGGCCAGCGGCACGGCCAGCATCTCCTCGAGCACGCGGTTGTTGCTCCAGAAGCCCTGCTCCTTGCGCTGGCCATACGGCTCGTGCATGGCCTGCAGCACGGCTGCGTCCAGGCCATCCGGAGCGGCTGCGGGTGGCACCCCGAACCACTGCCGCGCAAACCGCCAGCGGAAGTCGCCGGCGTCCGACGCCGCCGAGTTCCACCCGCACTGCCCGCTGAACACCACGCCATACAGGTTCAACTCGAAGATGTTCCGCCCGCCCCAGATGCCGTGCACCCACGTGCAGGTGCACTCGCCCGGCACCTGCCGTGCGACACCGGCCGCGAGGAACCCGCTGATGTTGCCGAAGGTGTTGTTCCAATCATCGCCACCGTTGTAGTACCGCGTCACAGCCGGCGTGGCCCATGTGTTGGCAAACCCCTCCTCCTGCAGCCGTCGCAGCGTGGGGTAGCTCGATTGGTTCCCGTAGTGCCAGTCGAACACGACGATGTCCTTGGCCAGCTTGTCTTTCGCCTCGTCGGTGTAGCCCTGCTCGTGCCACCAGATCATCATCCCGCGCTTGCGGTCGGCGAGCATCTGGTGGATCTTCATCATGTGCTCGGCGTACAGCCCCGGCTTGCCAACCGCCTCGGCGCGCGCCTTGCACTGGTCGCACTTGGCGAAGCCATGCCCGAATTCATCGCCCCCGACATGGATCGCGTCGGCGCACGGGAACGCCTGCAGCAGTTCATCGAACAGGTCGCCGAGGAACGTGAAGGTCTCGGGGTTGCTGGAGCAGTAGACGTCCCCGCTCTCCTGCAGATGCTTCAACTCCGGATGGGACAGTACGCTCCCCGAGTGCCCGAGCGTCTGCTGCTGGGGCACCAGGCGCATGCCATGCTGCATGGCGTACTCACTCAGCAGCTTGCCCTTCTCGATGGTGAAGCCATTGCGCCCCTTG from bacterium includes the following:
- a CDS encoding family 20 glycosylhydrolase encodes the protein EQLRQNTIPLWNPYTNCGMPFVANNQSACFYPETWLFMLMPPEHAFGWAALLSLQMGGWFMFLFLRALHLRRTAALVGVMPFLLCGFMVGWMLLPTVRAVPMWLPLMLLCVERIVGRRANGVLTPTPLPRSAALRSGEGNGNGVLPPAPSLKGGGTATATAPACEVVDWPDIPRRLVMVAIDQGAFQVVDVEYWKRVIRELAAVKINYIMPYFEGAGFFYEKYPFLALKGRNGFTIEKGKLLSEYAMQHGMRLVPQQQTLGHSGSVLSHPELKHLQESGDVYCSSNPETFTFLGDLFDELLQAFPCADAIHVGGDEFGHGFAKCDQCKARAEAVGKPGLYAEHMMKIHQMLADRKRGMMIWWHEQGYTDEAKDKLAKDIVVFDWHYGNQSSYPTLRRLQEEGFANTWATPAVTRYYNGGDDWNNTFGNISGFLAAGVARQVPGECTCTWVHGIWGGRNIFELNLYGVVFSGQCGWNSAASDAGDFRWRFARQWFGVPPAAAPDGLDAAVLQAMHEPYGQRKEQGFWSNNRVLEEMLAVPLAKTAEALAAKPDLAAEAQRLQGFCARADAAIAELRKLATRNTVTLDFMAHDVHIHDTLARRVLLTKQLVELWPQLGALPPAERPAKLQPVLDGLRRLAGDYTQIEKMFDRSILEAGGGRCVPGGWPADGGIVFRAQKGREEMQKTMAALEAAVQAEKLPEKAL